One window of the Benincasa hispida cultivar B227 chromosome 3, ASM972705v1, whole genome shotgun sequence genome contains the following:
- the LOC120073353 gene encoding uncharacterized protein LOC120073353 isoform X1: MEGKKHVGLGSSSSSLTTDLFGSKETSYSSTTGIFGSIFAPSSKVLGRDSLLSQTKEGERDSVNEPWIPNAEAQDDTANHTQKESPEMKNKDMSSIYQDQRAQPCHLSSSIYYGGQDVYTHPQNSYNSEVNSAYKKEGGEDDSGSASRGNWWQGSLYY, from the exons ATGGAAGGGAAAAAGCATGTGGGTCTCggatcctcttcttcttctctcactACTGACCTCTTTGGCTCCAAAGAGACTTCCTATTCTTCCACCACTGGGATTTTTGGCTCTATTTTTGCAccttcttcaaag GTTTTAGGGAGAGACTCTCTGCTTTCTCAGACCAAAGAGGGAGAGAGGGATTCTGTAAATGAGCCATGGATCCCCAACGCTGAAGCTCAAG ATGATACTGCTAATCATACACAAAAGGAGAGTCCGGAGATGAAGAATAAAGATATGAGTTCCATTTATCAGGATCAGAGAGCACAACCATGCCATCTTAGCTCATCAATCTATTATGGTGGCCAAGATGTTTATACTCATCCTCAGAATTCGTACAATTCCGAGGTGAACTCTGCG TACAAGAAGGAAGGGGGAGAAGATGATTCTGGGAGTGCTTCAAGAGGAAATTGGTGGCAAG GATCTCTCTATTATTAG
- the LOC120073353 gene encoding uncharacterized protein LOC120073353 isoform X2, whose translation MEGKKHVGLGSSSSSLTTDLFGSKETSYSSTTGIFGSIFAPSSKVLGRDSLLSQTKEGERDSVNEPWIPNAEAQDDTANHTQKESPEMKNKDMSSIYQDQRAQPCHLSSSIYYGGQDVYTHPQNSYNSEYKKEGGEDDSGSASRGNWWQGSLYY comes from the exons ATGGAAGGGAAAAAGCATGTGGGTCTCggatcctcttcttcttctctcactACTGACCTCTTTGGCTCCAAAGAGACTTCCTATTCTTCCACCACTGGGATTTTTGGCTCTATTTTTGCAccttcttcaaag GTTTTAGGGAGAGACTCTCTGCTTTCTCAGACCAAAGAGGGAGAGAGGGATTCTGTAAATGAGCCATGGATCCCCAACGCTGAAGCTCAAG ATGATACTGCTAATCATACACAAAAGGAGAGTCCGGAGATGAAGAATAAAGATATGAGTTCCATTTATCAGGATCAGAGAGCACAACCATGCCATCTTAGCTCATCAATCTATTATGGTGGCCAAGATGTTTATACTCATCCTCAGAATTCGTACAATTCCGAG TACAAGAAGGAAGGGGGAGAAGATGATTCTGGGAGTGCTTCAAGAGGAAATTGGTGGCAAG GATCTCTCTATTATTAG